TGGCTGCCCCAGCCGCGCGCGGCGAGCAGGGCCGAGCCGCCGAGTGCCGGCAGGTCGATCAGGAAGCGGAAGCCGATGAGCTGCCCACCGGCGCGTTCGACCAGTTCGCCGCAGGCCACCGCGGTGCCGCCAGTGGCGATCAGATCGTCCAGCACCAGCACTCGCGCTCCGGTGGCGAAAGCGCCGACGTGCATTTCCAGCCGGTCGCTGCCGTATTCGAGCGCGTAGTCGACGCCCAGTGTCGGACCCGGCAGCTTGCCGGGCTTGCGTACCGGTACCACGCCGGCGCCCAGTCGCTGCGCCAGCGCGCCCGCGAGCAGGAAGCCGCGTGCCTCGATGGCGGCGACGATGTCGACGCTGGCGGGCTCGATGCTGCGTTCAAGTGCGTCCAGTGCCTGCGTCAGGCCGCGCGCGTCGGCCAGCAGCGGTGTGATGTCG
The window above is part of the Methyloversatilis discipulorum genome. Proteins encoded here:
- a CDS encoding adenine phosphoribosyltransferase is translated as MTHPSDLAPLRSLIRTIPDFPEPGIQFRDITPLLADARGLTQALDALERSIEPASVDIVAAIEARGFLLAGALAQRLGAGVVPVRKPGKLPGPTLGVDYALEYGSDRLEMHVGAFATGARVLVLDDLIATGGTAVACGELVERAGGQLIGFRFLIDLPALGGSALLAARGWGSHALLRY